A window of Notolabrus celidotus isolate fNotCel1 chromosome 11, fNotCel1.pri, whole genome shotgun sequence contains these coding sequences:
- the dtx3 gene encoding probable E3 ubiquitin-protein ligase DTX3 isoform X1 — MGSQVSFDEMSVRAGQGSDEVLVSQAVWDYLAAAGRPWLIDFQHKQGMSAGIIRRGERGGCCAVRLQPVEGSRSAGAGLTDGAISSETRKAFIDLCRCARKEMSKLEGGPKRKRALLPCVGVLEPNGEGSLLQPPPPQPRRSQRQQQRFRKPTDEEACVMLHEAAQRKDMDSSLASHSEAEDTKTCSICMGDIVEKTTLERCGHSFCRSCLDQAFKVKKACPVCRLVYGQLIGNQPANGTMIVERDPDLELPGHEGFGCICIIYSFPPGLQAPEHPNPGVRYPGTDRVAYLPDSPEGNRVLGLLRRAFEQRLIFTIGTSMTTGMQNVITWNDIHHKTSIWGGPRCFGYPDPTYLVRVTEELREKGITAD; from the exons ATGGGATCACAAG TCTCTTTTGATGAGATGAGTGTGCGTGCTGGCCAGGGCAGTGATGAGGTGCTGGTTTCACAGGCTGTGTGGGATTACCTGGCTGCAGCTGGGCGGCCCTGGCTCATCGACTTCCAGCACAAGCAGGGGATGAGTGCTGGTATCATCAGGCGAGGAGAAAGAGGGGGCTGCTGTGCTGTCAGGCTGCAGCCGGTGGAAGGCTCCAGGAGTGCTGGAGCTGGGCTGACGGATGGAGCCATCTCCAGCGAGACGCGAAAAGCCTTCATTGACTTATGCCGCTGTGCCCGCAAAGAAATGAGCAAACTGGAAGGGGGACCCAAAAGGAAGAGGGCTCTACTGCCCTGCGTGGGAGTCCTGGAGCCCAACGGAGAGGGGAGCCTGCTCCAGCCTCCCCCTCCCCAGCCTCGGCGCTCCCAGAGACAGCAGCAGCGTTTTAGGAAGCCTACCGATGAGGAGGCCTGTGTTATGCTCCATGAGGCGGCACAGAGAAAGGACATGGACTCCAGCTTGGCTTCCCATAGCGAGGCAGAGGACACCAAAACTTGTTCAATCTGCATGGGGGACATAGTGGAGAAAACCACCCTGGAGAGGTGTGGTCATTCATTCTGTCGCTCTTGCCTGGATCAAGCCTTTAAGGTGAAGAAAGCGTGTCCTGTGTGTCGGCTGGTGTATGGCCAGTTGATTGGGAACCAACCTGCCAATGGTACAATGATTGTAGAACGAGATCCTGATCTGGAGCTTCCAGGCCATGAAGGCTTTGGATGTATCTGCATCATCTACAGCTTCCCTCCCGGCCTGCAGGCG CCAGAGCACCCCAACCCTGGGGTCCGGTACCCAGGAACAGACCGCGTGGCCTACCTCCCTGACAGCCCTGAGGGGAACCGAGTGCTGGGCCTGCTGCGCCGGGCCTTTGAACAGCGCCTTATCTTTACCATCGGTACCTCCATGACTACGGGCATGCAAAATGTCATCACCTGGAATGACATTCACCACAAGACCTCAATATGGGGCGGGCCTCGCTG TTTTGGCTACCCAGACCCTACCTACCTGGTGCGAGTGACAGAGGAGCTCAGAGAGAAAGGCATCACGGCTGACTGA
- the LOC117821581 gene encoding probable E3 ubiquitin-protein ligase DTX3: protein MENKPRINSGGADPESTEDCAICLDKIEDKKSLKCFHSFCSECIDSLFKFKPACPICNTYYGEYTGTQPEGTMAVTRSWQGLPGFEHCGTITIQYNFPAGIQGPEHPNPGVRYSRTSRTAFLPACEEGEKVLRLLQKAFDRRLTFTVGRSVTTGLNNVITWNDIHHKTNMEGGPQYFGYPDPSYLSRVQEELRLKGVTEDN from the exons ATGGAAAACAAACCACGGATTAACTCTGGTGGAGCAGACCCTGAATCTACAGAAGACTGCGCCATTTGCTTGGACAAAATTGAAGACAAGAAATCGTTGAAGTGCTTCCACTCGTTCTGCTCTGAATGTATTGACTCACTTTTCAAGTTTAAGCCTGCTTGTCCAATATGCAACACCTACTACGGAGAGTACACGGGGACCCAGCCGGAGGGCACGATGGCAGTGACCCGCAGCTGGCAGGGACTACCTGGCTTTGAACACTGTGGAACTATTACCATTCAGTACAACTTCCCGGCAGGGATACAAGGG CCAGAGCATCCAAACCCTGGTGTGAGGTACAGCAGAACCTCTCGTACAGCCTTCCTGCCAGCCTGTGAGGAAGGTGAAAAAGTCCTGAGGCTGCTGCAGAAAGCCTTCGACAGGAGGCTCACTTTCACTGTCGGACGATCTGTCACCACAGGACTTAACAATGTCATCACCTGGAATGACATTCACCACAAGACCAACATGGAAGGTGGTCCACAATA TTTTGGATATCCAGACCCATCATATTTATCCAGGGTTCAAGAGGAGCTTCGTCTTAAAGGAGTGACAGAGGATAACTGA
- the dtx3 gene encoding probable E3 ubiquitin-protein ligase DTX3 isoform X2, with protein sequence MSVRAGQGSDEVLVSQAVWDYLAAAGRPWLIDFQHKQGMSAGIIRRGERGGCCAVRLQPVEGSRSAGAGLTDGAISSETRKAFIDLCRCARKEMSKLEGGPKRKRALLPCVGVLEPNGEGSLLQPPPPQPRRSQRQQQRFRKPTDEEACVMLHEAAQRKDMDSSLASHSEAEDTKTCSICMGDIVEKTTLERCGHSFCRSCLDQAFKVKKACPVCRLVYGQLIGNQPANGTMIVERDPDLELPGHEGFGCICIIYSFPPGLQAPEHPNPGVRYPGTDRVAYLPDSPEGNRVLGLLRRAFEQRLIFTIGTSMTTGMQNVITWNDIHHKTSIWGGPRCFGYPDPTYLVRVTEELREKGITAD encoded by the exons ATGAGTGTGCGTGCTGGCCAGGGCAGTGATGAGGTGCTGGTTTCACAGGCTGTGTGGGATTACCTGGCTGCAGCTGGGCGGCCCTGGCTCATCGACTTCCAGCACAAGCAGGGGATGAGTGCTGGTATCATCAGGCGAGGAGAAAGAGGGGGCTGCTGTGCTGTCAGGCTGCAGCCGGTGGAAGGCTCCAGGAGTGCTGGAGCTGGGCTGACGGATGGAGCCATCTCCAGCGAGACGCGAAAAGCCTTCATTGACTTATGCCGCTGTGCCCGCAAAGAAATGAGCAAACTGGAAGGGGGACCCAAAAGGAAGAGGGCTCTACTGCCCTGCGTGGGAGTCCTGGAGCCCAACGGAGAGGGGAGCCTGCTCCAGCCTCCCCCTCCCCAGCCTCGGCGCTCCCAGAGACAGCAGCAGCGTTTTAGGAAGCCTACCGATGAGGAGGCCTGTGTTATGCTCCATGAGGCGGCACAGAGAAAGGACATGGACTCCAGCTTGGCTTCCCATAGCGAGGCAGAGGACACCAAAACTTGTTCAATCTGCATGGGGGACATAGTGGAGAAAACCACCCTGGAGAGGTGTGGTCATTCATTCTGTCGCTCTTGCCTGGATCAAGCCTTTAAGGTGAAGAAAGCGTGTCCTGTGTGTCGGCTGGTGTATGGCCAGTTGATTGGGAACCAACCTGCCAATGGTACAATGATTGTAGAACGAGATCCTGATCTGGAGCTTCCAGGCCATGAAGGCTTTGGATGTATCTGCATCATCTACAGCTTCCCTCCCGGCCTGCAGGCG CCAGAGCACCCCAACCCTGGGGTCCGGTACCCAGGAACAGACCGCGTGGCCTACCTCCCTGACAGCCCTGAGGGGAACCGAGTGCTGGGCCTGCTGCGCCGGGCCTTTGAACAGCGCCTTATCTTTACCATCGGTACCTCCATGACTACGGGCATGCAAAATGTCATCACCTGGAATGACATTCACCACAAGACCTCAATATGGGGCGGGCCTCGCTG TTTTGGCTACCCAGACCCTACCTACCTGGTGCGAGTGACAGAGGAGCTCAGAGAGAAAGGCATCACGGCTGACTGA